Below is a genomic region from Rubrobacter calidifluminis.
GCCGACGAGGAGCCCTGCCGTATCGTCGCGATCCCGGCGGAGGAGCTCCCCGAGAGGGAGATCCCGCTTCTTAAGGAGGCGAAGAGAAACCTCCCGCGGATACCCTTCTCCGAGATCGACGTGCTCGTCGTGGACGAGATCGGCAAGAACGTCTCGGGTGACGGGGCCGACCCGAACGTCACCGGACGCTACCCGACACCCTACGCCTCCGGCGGCCCATCCGTGGAGCGGATGGTCTTCCTCTCGCTCACCGGGGAGACCGGCGGCAACGCCAACGGCGTCGGGATGGCCGACGTCGTCACCCGGCGTCTCGAGGAGCAGATGGACCGCGAGGCCACCTACATGAACGCCCTCACCTCCACCACCCCGGCGCCCGTGCGGCTGCCGATGGTCATGCCGAACGACCGGCTCGCGGTCGCCGCCGCCCTCGAGATGTGCGCCGGGGTCCGACCGGAGGAGGCCCGCCTCGTACGGATAACGAACACCCTCCGGCTGCACCGGATGTGGGTCTCGGAAGCGCTGCTCGACGAGGTGAGAGAGAATCCCCGGTTGCACCTCGTCGAGGGACCCGTCCCCATGCGCTTCGACGGGGATGGGAACCTCGAGGGGGTGGACTGACCGCCTCCGAAGGAGTATCTTTTCTGGCCGGCGAAAAACCCGTTGCGGCGGTGACCTGGCAGCGGGAATATACTCCTTTTCGTGAAAGAGAACACAGCAACCTGCGAGGTGATCCGGGCGCGGCTGCGCCGGGTGCCGGAAGAGAGGGGGTAGAGAGACATGGGCTACCTGTGCGTACGCGGGGTGGAGGGACCGCTGCGCGGGACGATCGGCGTCCCGCCCTCCAAGTACCACGCTCACCGGGCTCTGATCCTGGGCTCGCTCGCCCCGGGCACCACGCGGATAGTCGGGCGCAGCGACGCGAAGCACGTCTGGCACACCGTGCGGGCGCTGCGCCTGCTCGGGGCCGAGGTCGAGGAGACCGACGAGGGCTACGCGGTGCGCGGCGGGTCCTACCGCCCGCAGAGGGAGCGCATCCCGCTCGGGAGCTGCGGGAGCCTCGCGTACTTCATAATCGGGCTTGGGTGCCTCTCCGAATCGCCCGTCACCTTCGACGCCGAGAAACAGCTCCGCAACCGCCCCATCGGAGCGTTGCTCGAGGGGCTGAGGAGGATCGGCGTGCACCTCGAGGCCTCCGGGGGCGGGCGCCTGCCGGTCACGGTCTACCCCGGGCGCCCGAAGGGCGGACGCGTCGAGATCGAGGGGACGCTCTCGCAGTGGATCTCTGGGCTCCTCATGGTCGCCCCGCTCGCGACCGGCGACACCGTCATCGACGTGGTCGGTGAGATCAACGAGCGCCACTACCTCGACCTCACGGTGCGCATGCTCGAGAGGTTCGGCATCGAGGTCGGGGTCTCCCCGGACCACAGGCGCTTCGAGGTGCCCGGCGACCAGAACTACCGTCACCGGCCCCGGCTCGTCCTCTCCTCGGACGTCTCCTCCGCGGCCTACGGGCTCGCCGCCGCCTCGATGCACCCATCCGACCTGCTGTTCACCGCTACGAGAAGCTGCGACGACCACCCCGAGCGGGCAATCTTCGACGTGCTCGCGGAGATGGGGTTGCCGATGGACTTCGCCGACGACCGCAGGGAGCTGCGGGTGGTGCACGACGGGAGCCCGCTGCGCGGGATGGAGATAGACTGCACCGACTTCCCGGACGCGCTGCCCGCCCTGTGCGCGGTCGCCGCGCTCGCCGAGGGCCGGACGGTCTTCGAGAACGTCGCCCACGCCCGCAGGAAGGAGTCCGATCGGGTCAGGGCCTCGCTGCAGCTCACCAGGATGGGCGCGAGGATGAGCGCGACGGAGGACACGATCGTCGTCGAGGGCGTGCGCGGCCTCCGGGGGCAGGCTCTGAGTTCGTTCAACGACCACCGCATCCTGATGTCGCTCGCGGTGGCCGGCGGGGCGGCGGAGGGCGAGACGCGCCTGACCTTCCCGAACGCCTACCGCATCTCCTACCCGCGCTTCCTGGAGGACATGAACGGCATCGGTCTGAGTATGCGCGTCGAGCAGCGCACCCGCGCCACGACCCATGCCTGATCCGAAGGACCTCATGGCACCGGTCTATCCGCACCTCCTGGAGGGGGAGTGGCCGGAGCGCCTCATAACCGATTTCCTGCACGAGCACGCGCAGAACAAGCCGGAGAAACCTGCCCTCGTCGACGAGAGCCGGGGCCGGAGGGTGGTGCTCGGCTTCGCCGGGCTCGCAGACCGGGTGGACCGCATCGCCACCGCGCTGCTCGGGCTGGGCGTGAGGCCCGGGGAGGTGGTCTGCTTCCAGCTGCCGAACTACTGGGAGTTCGTCGCGCTGCAGCTCGCGCTCTCGCGCATCGGCGCGGTAAGCTGCCCGCTCATCCCGGTCTTCCGCGAGCGGGAGCTCAGGCTGATGGTCGGCCAGTCGGAGAGCCGCATCCTCGTCGTCCCGGACCGCTTCCGGAACTTCGACTACCCGCGGATGGTCGAGGGCCTGCGGGAGGACCTGCCGCGGCTCGAACGCGTCTTCGTCGTGGGGGATGAGGTCCCCGCCTGGGCCGAGCCTTTCGAGGAGCTGCTCGAGGCCGAACCCGACCGCAAGGCGCTCGAGGCTGTCCGCCCCTCGCCCTCCGACCCGACGCAGCTTCTGTACACCTCCGGGACCTCCGGGGAGCCCAAGGGCGTCGTGCACGTGCACAACGCGCTCATCCTGGCCGACCTCCTGCACATCGAGCACTTCAGGCTCGGGGAGGAGGATACCGTCTTCGTCCCTTCCCCCTGCGCCCACCAGACGGGTTTTTTGTACGGGATGTGGCTCGCGATGGTGCTCGGGGCGACCGCGGTCTACCAGGATGTCTGGGACGGGAGGCGCGGCCTCGAGCTGGTGCGCGGGTACGGGGTGCGCTTCGTGCAGGCTGCGACGCCGTTCCTGGTCGATCTGGTCGAGGCGGTCAACGAGACCGGAAAGAGCCCGGAGGATCTGCGCATCTTCGTCGCCACCGGCGCCTCGGTACCCAGGAAGCTCGCGCAGGAGGCGCGCGAGGTGCTCGGGGCGAGCGTGTGCGGGGCGTGGGGGACGACGGAGGGGTGTCTGGTCACCGCCGGCACGCCCGACGACCCGCCGGAGAAGACCTGGCAGACCGACGGGCGGCTGCTGCCCCGGATGGAGATGCGCGTCGTCGACGACGGGGGCAATCCCTTGCCCGCCGGCAGGGAGGGGCGCTTCCAGGTGAGGACGCCCTGCCTGTTCACCACCTACCTGCACCACCCGGAGTGGTACCGGGCGGCGGTGAGCCCGGACGGCTGGTTCGACACCGGGGACCTCGCGGTCGTGGACGACGAGGGGTACATGAGCATCACCGGGCGGGTGAAGGACATCATCAACCGGGGCGGGGAGAAGGTGCCGGTGGCGGAGGTCGAGCAGCTCCTCTACGAGCACCCGGCGGTCTCGGACGTGGCGATCGTCGCGATGCCCGACCCGAGGCTCGGGGAGCGGGCCTGCGCCTACGTGGTCCTGCGCAAGGGGGCCACCCTCACGCTCGAGGACGTGCGAGGGTACCTGCTCGCGCGCGGGATGGCCAAGCAGTACTGGCCCGAGAGGATCGAGGTCGTCGAGGAGCTGCCCCGGACGGCGAGCGGCAAGATCCAGAAGTACGTCCTGCGCGAGCGGGCGGCGAGGCTCGCATGAGCCCGGGGGAATTCCGGCGGCTCGAGGATGAGATCTCCGCCTTCGTGGAAGGGAGAGCCGAGGAGATCGCCGCCGCCCTCGAGGAGGGTGAAACTGACTCGGGAGAGGTGCGCGAGGAGCTGCGCCGGCGGGGATACCTGAACCTCGCCGCGCCGCGGGAGCTCGGCGGGGCGGGGGTGCCCTTCTCGCGCTACGTCGAGCTCGTCGAGCTCTTCGGCCGCACCCACGGCACGATCAGGACGATCGTGCACGTCGCCAACGGCATCTGGCGGGCGGTGGACGGGCGGGCGACCGGGGAGCAGCGCGAGCGGTTCGTGCGGCCGCTGGTCGCCGGCGAGGTGACGGCGGCCTTCACGATGAGCGAGCCCGACTCCGGGGCCGGGGCGGACCTGAAGACGAGCGTGCGGCGGGACGGAGAGGTTTACCTGCTCTCGGGGGAGAAGCACATGATCACCTTCGGCCTCACCGCCGACTACCTGCTCACCTTCGCCCGGCTCGAGGGCACGGCCGGCGCGGAGGGGACGGTGGCGCTCATGGTCCCCCGCGATACGCCGGGCGTCGAGGCGCGCCCGATGCCGCCCGCGATGGGGCTGCGCGGGACCGACTACGCCCGCGTGAGCTTCCGCGGGGTCCCAATCCCGCTCGAGAACCGGCTCGGGGAGGAGGGCGAGGGGCTCGCGGTGGCCTTCGAGGGCTTTCTCGCCCCGAGTCGCATCGCGGTCGCCGCGAGCTGCGTCGGGCTCGCGGAGAGGGCGCTCGAGCTGGCGGTGGATCACGCGAGGGGACGCGTCACCTTCGGCCGGCCCCTCGCCGCCCGGCAGGCGGTGCAGCATACGCTCGCGGAGATGGCGACCGAGATCGAGGCGGCGCGCCACCTCGTGCGGTGGGCCGCCTCCAGATGGGAGACGGGGGAGGGCGGGCTCGTCGCCTCCTCCAAGGCGAAACTGTTCGCCACCGGGATGCTGCAGCGGGTGACCGACGGGGCGCTTCAGGTACACGGCGGGGTCGGTTACTTCGCCTCGCCGATCGAGAGGATCTACCGGGACGCGCGGGTGCAGCGCTTCGAGGAGGGGACGGCCGAGGTGCAGAAGGCGCTCATCGCGCGGGAGTTGTTGGGCAAGGAGGGATCTTAATGTCTTTCGAAGGAAAGCGGGCTCTCATCACCGGAGGATCGCGCGGCATCGGCCGGGCGATAGCCGTCGCCCTGGGGAAGCGCGGCGCGGAGGTCGCCGTCCACTACAAGGAGCGGAAAGATGCGGCCGAGGAGACCGCAGCCGAGATAGAGCGGGCCGGGGGGAAGGCGATCACGCTCTCCGCCGACCTCGAGGACCCGCGGGCGAACGACGAGCTCTTCGACGAGCTCACCGCGCGCTGGGGCGGGCTGGACATCTTCGTCTCGAGCGCCGGAGCGAGCGCCTTCAAGAAGGTCGGCCAGTACGGGCCGCACCACCTCGGGCGCACCTTCGCGCTCAACGTCCAGTCTTTCGTCCTGGGGGCGCAGCGGGCCGCGGAGCTGATGGCCGGCGGCGGCAGGATCCTCGCGCTCTCCAGCTACGGCAGCCAGCGCACCTTCGCCACCTACGCCAACATGGGGGCGGCGAAGGCCGCGATCGAATCCTGGGTCCGCTCGATGGCCGCCGAGTACGGCCCGCGCGGGATCACGGTGAACGCCCTGAGCGGCGGCCTGATCGACACCGACTCGCTCCACTACTTCTACGGGATGCCCCAGATCCCGCCGATGGAGAGCGTCGTCTCGCGCATCCCGCGCCGCCGGGTCGGGACCGCCGCCGAGATGGCCGCAGCCGCCCTCTTCCTGCTCTCCGAGGAGGCGGACTACATCACCGGGACGACACTCGTCGTCGACGGGGGGCTGAGCATCGTCTCGCCGCCGTTCGTCGGGGAGGAGCCTGACCGTACCTCATGAGGGGGTTTAGATAATCCCCTCCGGAGGTAGATTCATGGGGTGTCCGCGTCTCGAAGGATAGCCGGTCCCTCTTCCGCGAGCCGCAGGTGGTGGGCGCTCGCTGCCTGCTGTTTCGGTCTGCTCATGGTCCTGCTCGACGTCACCGTGGTCAACGTGGCACTACCGGTGATACAGAAGGACCTGGGGGCGAGCTTCTCCGATCTGCAGTGGGTGGTTGACGCCTACACGATAGCGCTCGCGGTCTTCGTTGTGACCTCCGGGCGGGTCGGGGACATCTTCGGGCGCAAGAAGGTGTTCATGTTCGGGCTTGGGCTGTTCACCGTCGGCTCCTTCCTGTGCGGGCTCTCCGGGCACGTCTCGTTCGACGGACTCTCCCACATCGACCTCCTGCTCGCCGCGCGCGGGATACAGGGGGTGGGCGGATCGGTGATGCTCCCGGTCTCCCTCGCGATAGTCTCCGCGACCTTCGAGGGGCCTCAGCGGGCGACGGCGATCGGGATCTGGGGCGGGGTGAGCGGGCTCGCCACCGCCGTGGGGCCGGTCGTCGGGGGCTTTCTGGTCGAGAAGGTCAGCTGGGAGTCTATCTTCTACATCAACATACCCGTAGGGGCCGCGGGTATCCTGCTCTCCGCCTGGGCGATAAGGGATACCCGCGACGAGAGGGCCCCGCGCTCGATAGACCTCTTCGGGCTCGCGACGGTGACCGTGGGCATCTTCTGCCTGGTCCTGGCCCTGATCCGGGGCCAGGACCGGGGGTGGACCTCTTCCTACATCGTCGCGCTCTTCGTCGTCGCGGCGATCGCGCTCGTCGCCTTCGTCGCTGGCGAACTGCGGATGAAGCACCCGATGGTGGACCCTAGGCTCTTCAAGAACCGCAGCTTCACCGGTGCGGCGATAGCCGCCTTCACCCTGAGCGCCGGGCTCTACTCGCTGTTTCTCTACCTGACGCTGTACCTGCAGAACGCTTTGGGCTTCAGCGCGCTCGAGACGGGGCTCAGGCTCCTGCCGCTGAGCGGGCTCGTGCTGTTCACCGCGCCGCTCGCCGGGAATTTGAGCGGTCGCTTCAGCCCGCGGCCCGTGCTCTTCTGCGGGATGGCGCTGCTCGCGGTCGCGGCGTTCCTGATGACGCGCATCTCGCCGCGGGACACGGCATCCGACTGGGTCGTGCTGCTGCCGGCCTTCGTCGTCGCCGGGCTCGGCAATGGGCTGGTGAACGCCCCGATCTCGACTACCGCCGTGGGGACCGTCCCCCAGAGGCTCTCCGGGATGGCCTCCGGCGTGAACAACGTCTGCCGGCAGGTCGGGACCGCCTTCGGGGTGGCGCTCTGGGGTGCGATCCTAACCAACCGCTACGACGACTACGTGCGCCAGAAGATACAGAACCTGAACGCCCCGCACCTGACCGGGCAGATCAAACAGAGGATCATCCATGGCGTCCAGGATGCCGGGACCACCGCCGGGAGCACGGGCCTGAAAGGGGCCCCGCCGCGCTTCGAGCGTATCCCGTTCTTCGGCGAGGTGCAGCGGATAGCACGCGCCTCTTTCGTCGACGGGACCGTGGACATCTTCCGGCTCGCCGCGTTCATGCTCGCGCTCGGGGCGATCGCCTCGGTGCTGCTGGTCCACGGTTCGGATCTCGAGGGACAGAGCCGGGGCGAAAAACGGCGGGGCGGCCTCGATCCGCTGCTCGGCGGGGTCGCGCTCGCCTACCTGAGCCACCGGCTCGAGAACGCCGACGGGAACTCGCCGCAGCTCGTCTCGGCGGCGGCGCGGCTCGTCCCGGAATCTGATGGCTCCGAGGAGGAGCGGGCCAGGATCGCCGGAAGGGACCTCGTGCGGCCGCTGGCGGTGCGGATGCTGCTCGAGGCGTTGCGCCGCCGCCATGGTCCCGGCGGAACCGGCTGAGCCTTCTCACCCCACCCCGGCGAGGGCGAGCGCGAAATACCCGCGCCCGTCGGTGTAGAGCTCGACGAGGGAGAGCCCGGCCCCCCGGAGAACCTCCTCGACCGAGTGTGGGGTGAACTTCGCACTGATCTCGGTGCGCATCCCCTCGCCCGCCTCGAAGTGCACGAGCTCCTCTTCTCCCGCCCGCACGCCCTGCTCCATTCCGGCGTCGAGCCACATCTCCACGCGGCTCTCCTCTGCGTCGTAGAAGGCGCGGTGCTCGAAGCGACGCGGGTCGAGGTCGGTCCGGAGGTGGCGGTTCACGACGCGTAGCAGGTTCCTGTTGAACCGGGCCGTCACACCCGCGGCGTCGTCGTACGCCGCCTCGATGACGCCGGGGTCCTTGACCAGGTCCACGCCGAGCAGCAGGTGGTCCCCGGCTTCCATCCCCGCGCGCAGCTTCGAGAGGAACTCCCTCCTTCTCTCGGGGGTGAAGTTGCCGACCGTGCCGCCGAGGAAGAGGATGAGTCTCTCCCCGGAGGCGGGCCTGGCCAGGAGATCGCCCAGCGAGGCGTGGAAGTCCCCGACGTAGCCCCTCACCTCCAGGCCCGGGTACTCCTTCGAGAGCCTCGTCCCGCTCTCGCGCAGGGCGCTCTCACTGACGTCCAGCGGCACGTAGCGTACCGGACGGCCGTCGTGGGAGAGCATCGTCTCGATCAGGATCCGGGTCTTGCTCGCAGATCCGGAGCCGAGCTCGACGAGCTCCCGGCTGCCGGTCCTGCGCAGGATGTCCCCGGCCCGCTCGCGCAGGATGGAGAGCTCGGTGCGGGTCTGGTAGTACTCGGGCTGGCGGGTTATCTCCTCGAAGAGCGCCGAGCCGCGCTCGTCGTAGAAGTACTTGGGCCAGGGCGAGAAGTCCTTCGCCACGAGCCCCGCCCGCAGCTCCTCCGACGGGCTCGCCGTCCCCCGCCTCAGGACGCCCACACGGACCGCATCCCCGCTCACGACAGCGGCCTCAGGGTGATGCCCGCCCCCGAGACCGAGAGCAGGTGCCCCTCGGGGACCTCGCGCCATTTCGGGTCGCCGTCGAGCCTCTCGGAGGCGACGACGGTCGCCTGCGGAAAGGCGGCCCCGTCCTCGAGAACGTAGAGCGAGTCCGCCCTCCCCCGGCTCGCGAGGCGGGTGAAGGCCATCGTCCCGCCGTCGGTCACCGCCAGGTTGAGCCGGGCCGCCGCGCCCCGCTCCTCGCAGAGCTCCACGACCCTGCGGGCGGTCCCGGCGAGCGCGGCGCCGGGGTCCTCGTTCTCCCGCAGGAGGTCCAGCAGGAGGGCGAAGATCGTCTCCGAGTCCGTTGCGCCGGAGAGCGCGGCGTAGGACTCGTCGCTCAGGGAGTGGCGCAGCCGTCGCATGACCTTTCGCTGGAAGCCTTCTATGGCCCCGTTGTGCGCGAAGAGGTACCTGCCCGAGGAGAACGGCGGGGTGCCGCTCTCCTCCGCCACGAGCGGCGGGGTGGCGCTGCGCACGGCGGCGAGGATGCAGCGGGAGCGGGTCCTCGGGGCGATGCTCGCGAAGCTGCGGTCGGACCAGATGGGACGCGTCGAGCGGTAGAGCGCGGGCTCCTCGCCGGCCCACGGCACGTACCACCCGGCCCCGAAGCCGTCGGCGTTCACCGTGCCGGAGAGCATCTCCCGCGGGGCGTGGCTCTGGACGAGCAGCGAGTGGGGCGGCTCGAGCACGAGCGAGGAGACGGTCGCCTCGGGTCCTCCGAGGTAGGCGGCCAGGCGGCACATCCCTACTCGCTGCGGGCGCAGCGGAACCCGACGAAGAGCTGGCGCCTTATCGGGAAGTCCCAGTTGCGAAAGGTGTTGCGGATGGCGCAGGGACGGGTCGCCCAGGAGCCGCCGCGCAGCACCATGTACCCGTCGTCGAAGAAGACCTCGGAGTACTCCCGGTAGGGGAAGCTCTCGAAGCCGGGGTAGCCGGAGAACTCGGTCGCGGTCCACTCCCAGACGTCCCCGATCATGCCCAAAACGCCGTAGGGGCTGGCACCTTCGGGGAAGGCGCCCACCCCGGCCGGGCGGAAGGCGAGCTGGTCGAGGTTCGCCCTCTCGGGCGTCGGAGGATCGTCCCCCCAGGGGAAGAGGCGCCTGGTCTCGTTCTCGGGGTCCCAGGAGGCCGCTTTCTCCCACTCGGCCTCGGTCGGGAGCCGTTTGCCGGCCCAGCGGGCGTACGCGTCGGCCTCGTACCAGGAGACGTGCATGACCGGTGTCTCGGGGTCGAGCGGCTCGTCGAAGCCGAAACGCCGGATGCGCCACCCGCCGGCCGCGCTCCGGTGCCAGGACATGGGGTGGGTGATCTCCTCTTCGCGGATCCAAGCCCACCCCTCCGGCTCCCAGAGTTCTTTTCTCCGGTAGCCCCCGTCCTCGACGAACTCGAGGAAGGCGGCGTTGGTGACGGGTGCTTTGTCTATGTAGAAGCCGGGCAGATCGACCTCGTGCGCCGGGCGCTCGTTGTCGAGCGCCCACGCGGTATCGTCGGTCCCCATGAGAAACGCCCCGGCCGGGACGTGGACCATCTCCTCCTCGGGTGGGTTCGCCGGGGGGAGATGCCTGCGGGGTTCGGGCCGGTAGCCCTCTCCCCGCATGAGCTGCAGCGTCTGGAGCATGGTCTCGTTGTGCTGGGCCTCATGCTGGAGGACCATGTTGTAGACGAAGCCGCCCTCGAGCAGGGGGCCGCCGTCCTCGAGGTCGACCTCGCGCAGCACCTCGAGCGCGGCGGCGCGCACGGTGTCCAGGTAGCGGTCGGCCTGCTCCCGGTCGAGCATCTCCAGCGAGGGGCGCTCGCTGCGCGGGGTGAGCGTGGCGTTGTAGATGTCGAAGAGCTCCCGGTCGGAGAGTTCCCTCCCCGCCACCTCCTTCAGGAGCCAGAGCTCCTCGTAGTTGCCGATGTGGCCGTAGTCCCAGATGAGGGGGCTCATGATGGTGCTGTGCTGGGCGTAGAGGTCCTCGTCGGAGACGGTGGAGAGCAGCATCCGGGTGCGCTCCCGGCCCTCCTCCATCCTGCGGGCTATCTCGCGTTTGAGGGTGACGCTTCTGGTGTCCATGGTCCTTACACCTTAGCCTTCCTTCGTTTTCAGGAGGAGACGCGCAGCACGATTTTGCCGCGTCCGTGACCGGAGTCGAGGCGCGCGTGGGCTTTGGCGACCTGGGTGAGGTCGAGCACCTCGTCGAGCAGCGGTCTCATCTGCCCCCGCTCGATGAGCCGGGTCATCTCTTCCAGGCGTCGCCTCTCGCGGGTGAGGAAGACGCCGTAGATCGTCTGGTTCTTCAGGTAGAGCTGCGTGAGGTCGCCCTGCGCCCCGAGGATCGTCGCGACCCTGCCGAAGGGCCGGGTGCAGGCGGCGCTCTGCGCGCAGGTCTCGCCGCCGACGGTGTCGAAGACCGCGTCCACGCCCGCTCCGCCGGTCTCGGAGAGCGCGACCTCGGAGACGTCCTGGCTGCGGTAGTCTATGGCGACGTCGGCGCCGAGGTCTTCGAGGGTCTTCTGGTTGTCCGGGCCCGCCGTCGCTAGCACCCGGGCTCCCGCGGCCTTCGCTATCTGGATCGCGAACGACCCGACCCCGCCGGCGCCGCCGTGGATCAGGACGGTCTCCCCGACCTTCACGTCGAGCCGGCGCACGATCGCCTCGTAGGCGGTGCCCCCGGCGAGCGGGACCGCCGCGGCCTCCTCGTGCGAGAGCGAGGGCGGCTTGGGGGCGACGATGGCCGCCGGGACCACGTTGTACTCGGCGTAGCTCCCGTTGGACTTTTCGCCGAAGATCTCGGGTGTGTAGTAGACCTCGTCGCCGGGGGAGAACTCCGTCACGCCGGGGCCCACCTCCTCGACGATCCCGGAGACGTCCGCGCCGAGGACCAGCGGGGTCTCGAGCCCGAAGGCGGTGCCGTCGGCCCGGATCTTGGCATCCACCGGGTTGGTGCCGGCGGCGACGACCCTGACCAGTATCTCGCCCGGAGCCGGCTCCGGGCGGGGTACGTCCCGCTCCTCGAAGAGCTCCGGTGGTCCGAACTCCGGGGTCACCATCGCGCGCATCTTTACCACGCTCCTTTCGCCTGAGATTCTTTCCAAAGTCTCTCTGTGCCCGGCGGGACACCCTCTCAAACGACTACAATACAATACAGATGGGGGAGAAGGAGGTCGTAGAAGGTGGCGGAGAGGGAACCGGAGGCGGGACGGGAGATCGCGGCGGCGCTGGGAGACTCCTACAGGGCGTTCGCGGAGAACTTCATCGAGGCCCAGAAGAGGAACACCGGCCTCGTCGAGGGGTGGGCGGAGAGCCTGCGGGGGCTCCTCGAGAGCCAGGCGGAGGCCAACCGGGCGCTCGCCCGGGCGATGGAGTCCTACGTGAAGGTCGTGGACGAGGCGCTCGAGGGACAGCGGCGGACCGGCGAGGCTCTCAGGGAGAGCCTGGAGGCCTACCGTGAGGTGCTCGAGCGGACGAACGCCGTGCAGGAGCAGAGCACGCGCCTCCTCGAGGATTTCTTCGGCGGCCTGCAGAGGGAACTCGCCGCGCAGGCCGAGGGCGGGGAGCGCATCGCCCGGCAGCTCTCTGAGCTGGCCGGAAGTCAGCTCGAGGCCATGGAGCGCCTGGTGCGTGAGGCGTCGGAGTCATACCTGAGATTTCTCGAGGCTCCTTACGAGTTCTACCGGCGGGCCACGGAGGGGGACAGGGAGTAGGGGAGGGCTGGCGCCCGCGCTTTTCGGGCGGCGAATATCACACTCTTATATACTGCATAAAACAATCCAGGATAGTCCGGACTTGGAGGGGGGAAATGGACCGGAGATCGAGAGTTCTCTCTGCCGCGCTTTCCATGGCCGCGGCACTTTTGTTGTGTCTGTGGCTCGTGCCCGTCGCGGGGGCAGCTTCCTACACGCAGGTGGTGGACAACGCCACCAAGGGGAGGTTCTCCGCTTCCCGGGCGTGGGGTTACAGCCACTGGAGCGACCAGAAGTACGGCAGAAACTACCGCTTCGCGAAACCGGCCGGAAAGCAGGACCCGGCCTCGTTCAAAGTTCGGGTCCCGCGGACGGCGCGCTACGTGGTCTACGCCCGCTGGCCGGCCGACCAGGGCTACAACGGGCGGGTGCGCGTCGGGGTCAGGACGACCTCCGGCTGGCGTTGGATGCACGTCGACCAGCGCAGGAACGGCGGCAGGTGGGTTCGTCTCGGGGTCTTCCGGCTCGGGGCCGGGGACCGGTGGCGGGTGAAGATCACCCGCCAGTCGAGCTCCCGGGGGTATATCATCGCGGATGCTGTGAAGGTCGTGCGCCACGTCCGCAGCCGTCAGAGCGGATACACCGGGGCGGACGTGCTGCGGG
It encodes:
- a CDS encoding SDR family oxidoreductase, which translates into the protein MSFEGKRALITGGSRGIGRAIAVALGKRGAEVAVHYKERKDAAEETAAEIERAGGKAITLSADLEDPRANDELFDELTARWGGLDIFVSSAGASAFKKVGQYGPHHLGRTFALNVQSFVLGAQRAAELMAGGGRILALSSYGSQRTFATYANMGAAKAAIESWVRSMAAEYGPRGITVNALSGGLIDTDSLHYFYGMPQIPPMESVVSRIPRRRVGTAAEMAAAALFLLSEEADYITGTTLVVDGGLSIVSPPFVGEEPDRTS
- the aroA gene encoding 3-phosphoshikimate 1-carboxyvinyltransferase is translated as MGYLCVRGVEGPLRGTIGVPPSKYHAHRALILGSLAPGTTRIVGRSDAKHVWHTVRALRLLGAEVEETDEGYAVRGGSYRPQRERIPLGSCGSLAYFIIGLGCLSESPVTFDAEKQLRNRPIGALLEGLRRIGVHLEASGGGRLPVTVYPGRPKGGRVEIEGTLSQWISGLLMVAPLATGDTVIDVVGEINERHYLDLTVRMLERFGIEVGVSPDHRRFEVPGDQNYRHRPRLVLSSDVSSAAYGLAAASMHPSDLLFTATRSCDDHPERAIFDVLAEMGLPMDFADDRRELRVVHDGSPLRGMEIDCTDFPDALPALCAVAALAEGRTVFENVAHARRKESDRVRASLQLTRMGARMSATEDTIVVEGVRGLRGQALSSFNDHRILMSLAVAGGAAEGETRLTFPNAYRISYPRFLEDMNGIGLSMRVEQRTRATTHA
- a CDS encoding AMP-binding protein, producing MAPVYPHLLEGEWPERLITDFLHEHAQNKPEKPALVDESRGRRVVLGFAGLADRVDRIATALLGLGVRPGEVVCFQLPNYWEFVALQLALSRIGAVSCPLIPVFRERELRLMVGQSESRILVVPDRFRNFDYPRMVEGLREDLPRLERVFVVGDEVPAWAEPFEELLEAEPDRKALEAVRPSPSDPTQLLYTSGTSGEPKGVVHVHNALILADLLHIEHFRLGEEDTVFVPSPCAHQTGFLYGMWLAMVLGATAVYQDVWDGRRGLELVRGYGVRFVQAATPFLVDLVEAVNETGKSPEDLRIFVATGASVPRKLAQEAREVLGASVCGAWGTTEGCLVTAGTPDDPPEKTWQTDGRLLPRMEMRVVDDGGNPLPAGREGRFQVRTPCLFTTYLHHPEWYRAAVSPDGWFDTGDLAVVDDEGYMSITGRVKDIINRGGEKVPVAEVEQLLYEHPAVSDVAIVAMPDPRLGERACAYVVLRKGATLTLEDVRGYLLARGMAKQYWPERIEVVEELPRTASGKIQKYVLRERAARLA
- a CDS encoding MFS transporter, yielding MSASRRIAGPSSASRRWWALAACCFGLLMVLLDVTVVNVALPVIQKDLGASFSDLQWVVDAYTIALAVFVVTSGRVGDIFGRKKVFMFGLGLFTVGSFLCGLSGHVSFDGLSHIDLLLAARGIQGVGGSVMLPVSLAIVSATFEGPQRATAIGIWGGVSGLATAVGPVVGGFLVEKVSWESIFYINIPVGAAGILLSAWAIRDTRDERAPRSIDLFGLATVTVGIFCLVLALIRGQDRGWTSSYIVALFVVAAIALVAFVAGELRMKHPMVDPRLFKNRSFTGAAIAAFTLSAGLYSLFLYLTLYLQNALGFSALETGLRLLPLSGLVLFTAPLAGNLSGRFSPRPVLFCGMALLAVAAFLMTRISPRDTASDWVVLLPAFVVAGLGNGLVNAPISTTAVGTVPQRLSGMASGVNNVCRQVGTAFGVALWGAILTNRYDDYVRQKIQNLNAPHLTGQIKQRIIHGVQDAGTTAGSTGLKGAPPRFERIPFFGEVQRIARASFVDGTVDIFRLAAFMLALGAIASVLLVHGSDLEGQSRGEKRRGGLDPLLGGVALAYLSHRLENADGNSPQLVSAAARLVPESDGSEEERARIAGRDLVRPLAVRMLLEALRRRHGPGGTG
- the egtD gene encoding L-histidine N(alpha)-methyltransferase; this encodes MGVLRRGTASPSEELRAGLVAKDFSPWPKYFYDERGSALFEEITRQPEYYQTRTELSILRERAGDILRRTGSRELVELGSGSASKTRILIETMLSHDGRPVRYVPLDVSESALRESGTRLSKEYPGLEVRGYVGDFHASLGDLLARPASGERLILFLGGTVGNFTPERRREFLSKLRAGMEAGDHLLLGVDLVKDPGVIEAAYDDAAGVTARFNRNLLRVVNRHLRTDLDPRRFEHRAFYDAEESRVEMWLDAGMEQGVRAGEEELVHFEAGEGMRTEISAKFTPHSVEEVLRGAGLSLVELYTDGRGYFALALAGVG
- a CDS encoding acyl-CoA dehydrogenase family protein, which gives rise to MSPGEFRRLEDEISAFVEGRAEEIAAALEEGETDSGEVREELRRRGYLNLAAPRELGGAGVPFSRYVELVELFGRTHGTIRTIVHVANGIWRAVDGRATGEQRERFVRPLVAGEVTAAFTMSEPDSGAGADLKTSVRRDGEVYLLSGEKHMITFGLTADYLLTFARLEGTAGAEGTVALMVPRDTPGVEARPMPPAMGLRGTDYARVSFRGVPIPLENRLGEEGEGLAVAFEGFLAPSRIAVAASCVGLAERALELAVDHARGRVTFGRPLAARQAVQHTLAEMATEIEAARHLVRWAASRWETGEGGLVASSKAKLFATGMLQRVTDGALQVHGGVGYFASPIERIYRDARVQRFEEGTAEVQKALIARELLGKEGS